ACAAATCCTGGTATTTCTGCGATACAAGGTGGACAGTCTTTTCCAAAAAATGCCAAAAGAACAACCTTACCTTTTAATCCGGGAAAGTACACACCGCCACTCATCGTTTGAAGTTCGACATTTTTTTCATTTGAATCTTTAAAATTGTATGTTTTTAAAATATCTCTAGCCTGCAAACTAATACTTAAAAATGTGATTATTATGAGAATTGTTATTTTTTTCATATTTTTCCTTTTATTTTAAACAAGTCTTGAATTTTATAGAGGTTTTTACACCTCTATAAATCATACATTTAGAACCAAAATTTAACACCTGCGACAAAATATGTCTCATCTGTCGGGTTGAAAATATTTGTATTCCCATAGTTTTTAGTCCATTGAACTCCAATATATGGTGCAAACTCTCTTGTAATCTCATAACTTAATTTTAAACTTGCAGTTATGTTCGATAAGCCTTTTCCTAGCTCCATACTTGGTATATCTTTTGAATAGAGTGCCGTAGAGATTTTTGGAGTGAGTGAAAGTTTTTGCGTTATCAATGCTTTATATTCTGCTTCAAGCCTTAATCCTAATGTGCCACTGCCTGCCAAAATTGTTGCACGCGTTTCGATGAAGTAGGGCAACATGCCTTGAAAACCTACGACTCCCCATGTTTGGTGCGCTCCCTTGTCTATATCATATTCGACTCCTAGTTGAGCATCCCAATAAGGAGAAATAGCATGGCTAAATACAAGCTGATTTTCGCTACTACTGGAGCTATGTTTTGGTTTTTCACCCTCACTATATAGATATACTTTATTCAACTCAGTCCCAACCCAAAAATTTCCACTCCAACTGATAGATTTATCTTTATTGTTTTGTGTTTCTAGCGAATCTATTGTCAATTTTTCATAGAGTGGGCTTTGCGCGGATGCTGCAAAACTAGATATCGTAATACTTGATAACAACAATGTTGCACTTAATATTTTTTTCATGTTTATTTCCTTCATTATGCTACCACCACTTTTCTGAACATTCCTGCCATGTGGTACAATAGATGACAATGATACGCCCAAGAACCCATAGCATCAACAGTGACTTGTACGCTTATCTTTGAGCCAGGTTGAACGATAACCGTGTGTTTCCTAACAAACTGATTCGCTCCACTTTCCACATCTTGCCACATACCGTGCAAGTGCATAGGATGATTCATCATGGTATCGTTGATATATGTGATCCTGAGTCTCTCGCCATAGTGAAATTTCAATGGCTTAGCATCTGGATATGCAATGCCGTTTATAGACCACATGTAGCGCTCCATATTACCGGTTAGATGCAATATAATCTCTCGATCGGGCTGTTTATCATGCATCGTAGATCTTAGAGATTTGAGATTGGAGTACCTTAAGACCTCTCTTCCATTATTTCTGAGTCCAACACCCGGATCATCAAGTCGATATTGAGGGTTCGCAGCTTTCATCGTGCTTTGTGGACCATCTGCGTGTTCTAGCGGAGTGATAGGTATTGTTTTATCCATTGAAGAAGACGACATGTTGGTCATAAAAGATTTTTTGTTCATATCCATATTCATAGACTTCTTCTTGTTCTCTGTAGGCATATTATCCATTTTCATGTTAGCCATAGGAGTTTTTTTGTTCATATCCATAGGCTTTTTGTCATTTTTCACGGCCATATTGTCCATCTTCATGCCACCCATGTTCATCTTGCTCATGTCCATCCCCATATCCGTCATACTGAGTATCGGCAAAGGATCCATTTTTGGAATAGATGCTGCTATATTCTCATCATAGGTTAAAGAACCAATGGCATAACCTGTTCTATCAAGACTTTGTGCAAAGATAGCGTATGCTTTGTTTTCCAAAGGTTCCACTATTACATCGTAAGTTTCAGCTACTCCGATTCTAAACTCTTCTATATCAACAGGGTGTATGTTGTTCCCATCGGCGGCAACAACTCTCATCTTTAAGCCAGGAATCCTTACATCAAAAAAAGTCATAGCAGAACTGTTGATAAATCGAAGACGGACTTTTTGTCCTCTTTTAAATAGAGCTTTCCAATTTGTTGCAGGGTTATCACCGTTCATAAGATAAGTATAAGTATATCCTGTCACATCAGAAAGATCTCTATCTCCCATATCCATCTCATTCCACATCTTTCTTTTGTTAAAAGCATTTATGAAACCATCTTTTTTTATTTCATCTATAAAATCTCCAATAGTTCTTTGTTTGATGTTATAATAGTTTCCTGCGACTTTTAGTTTTCTATAGATGCTTTTAGGGTTTTCATCACTCCAATCAGAAAGTGCCACAACATAATCAACATCATAGTCATATGGATCTTTCACCTTTGGCTCGATAATGATTGAACCATGAACTCCTGTTTGTTCTTGAAAGCCTGAATGACTGTGATACCAGTAAGTTCCGCTTTGTTTAACCGTGAATTTATAAGTAAAAGTTTCTCCTGGCTTGATACCCTCAAAACTTATACCCGGAACTCCATCCATATCGGTAGGGATAATGATTCCATGCCAGTGGATAGAAGAATCCTCTCTGAGATTATTTGTCACATTAATCGTGATATCATCACCTTCTTTCCATATAAGTGTTGGCGCGTGAAGTTTTCCATTGATTGTTGTAGCAATTGTTGGTGTTCCTGTGATATCAACAGCACTATATCCGATGCTTAAGTTAAATACTTTGCCAGATAAAATATCTCCTTTTTCAAACTCTTTTTGTACCTCTTTTGCATTAAGGTTGATACGGGTTGAGGCGAGAACAGAGGCAACAGCTAAACCTTTGACAAAAACTCTCCGTGAGATTTGATTTTTAGTTGTGCTCATGATTTATTTCCTTTTCATTGTGACTCATTTTTCTCATTTGCTCATTTGTCATACCATTGGAGTTTGAGTGATTTGTCATCTTTCCCTCATGCATATGATCACCTTGATGATCTCCACTAGCATATAAATTGCTCATAATTATAAAACTTAAACCTAAACTTATTGTAAGTATTTTTGTCATTTTATTCCTTTTTGTAAACTTCAAAAGTCATTATAATGTTTTCATGTGGAGGTAGTGTGGAAAAATTATTGCGTAAGGGAATTAATGAAAAATGTGGATATTCAAATAATCATTTTCTTTTATGGCTAGCTAGTTATTTATTTTCTATATGAGAATCCTGAGTAAAATGGAAGATCATGTAAGCGTATTATTTATGTTTTTTTGAAGGTTGAGGTTTTTTAATGATAGCAAATTTTTGAGGTTGGATAGTTATATCTGTGACTACATAAGGTGCGTGAATGATTTCAACGATTTGAGTCGCTAAGTCATCAGGATCAATCACGGTCTCTTTTTGTTTCGTGGGCTCAAAGGCTAATGTGTCAAAAAAGGGAGTTTGCGTAAGGTCGGGGTTGATATTGGTGACTCTAACTTTGGCATTTCGCAACTCTTCAAACAGACAGAGACTAAAACTTCTCAACCCTGCTTTGGTTGCAGAGTAGAGGGCTGAGAATTTGGAGTGTTTGGTTGCTTCAATAGAGGCGACATTGATGATGTGCCCTTGTGTTTTTTTGAGACTTCTAAGGCAAAGATTTGCAAGGAGAATCGGAGCTTTTAAATTGGTGTCAATCAACGTCTCTATTTTTTGGAGCGAGAGTTCTTCATGCGGTCTAAAAATTCCTAATCCGGCACAATTGACAAGAAGGTGTATCTCATGCGTTTTCAAGATTTTTGTTATATGATGCTCTAAGGCTTTCGTGTCTGTGATATCGCAAAAAATCTCCGGTCCTCTGCGACTGAGACCCAAAACATCGTAACCTTCATTTTTTAATTGATGGCTTATGGCTTTGCCGATGCCGCTACTCGCACCCGTCACAATCGCTGTTTTCATATCCATTTTCTCCGATTTAATTCAAATTTATGAATAATTATACAATAATGTTAAACAAACATTTACTTATTTTGAATATACTTGAAATATAAATTAATTGAACGAGGGTGGTTTAATGTTTTTGATGGAATTAGAATCGATAGAAAAGTTTGCATTTTTAAAAATCGCAAATTATTTAGCAAAATTAGATGGAATATTTGCAAAAAATGAAAAAGAGATTATCAAAGAGTACTGCTTGGAGATGGGAATCGATAATATCGATTTTGATGAGGAGTCCTTTAATCTAGCAGAAACACTAAAAACATTTCGTTCCAAGAAAAGTCAAAAGATTTTGTTACTTGAATTGATGATTTTAGTGCATGCAGATGATGAGTTTCAGTTTATAGAAAAAGAGTTGATTTCAAAAATCTCAACTTTTTTTGATATGAATGATGACGAAGTCAAACGATCATCGACTTGGGGCAAATCCATAGCCTCACTGAGACATCAAGCACTCGATTTTATCGCGCGAGCTTAGCTACTTTATTATTATAAGAGGTGACCATATCGTGTTCCATCTCGTCATTGCTCTCATATTCATAGCCAAAGACCGGCTTCCATAAGCTTTGGTCTTCCATGCACAAATAAAAATAGACTTTTTGGTGCCATGGCGCAAAAGCTTGATAAGCATTTTGAAACATTTCAAGTTTTGTCTCTAGGGGATAGGAAAATTTTCCGCTGGCATCAACTAGAGGCATCTGTAAAATTTTGCTTTTAAAATCTCGATTTCTCAGCTTTTTGATAACGGGTTTGATGAAGGTCAAGGTTCCAAAAGAGACCAAAGCGACTTCTTGATGGGAAAATTGTGACGTGATGGTTTCGATAGTTTCACGATACTCATTGAGGTAATTCTCATAGACGACAATCGGATGAAAATGAAATCCCACCAATACCCCTTTATCTGCAAGCGCACGTGCACTTTTGATACGATTTTCCAATGACGCGCTGAGGTGTTCTTCGTTTTTTATAATTGTTGGCGTATTGATAGACCACGTACAGAGGATATTTTTGGGAACATCATGATCCAAGAGGTATTTGATATTGTCAGATTTACTCTTGAATTCCAAAATGACATTAGGATTTTCTCTTGCAAAGTCAAACAGCGCGTCCATAATACCGGCTTTATTTCCCCAAAGCAGTGAATCAGAACTCTGTCCGGTACCAATGTGATAGTTTTTGTTGGGGTCGAGTTTGAGATTTTTCAATTTTTGTGCAAAATTTTTGTCAAAACCAATTTTATTTTCATTATAAAAAGATTGAATCGAACAATACGAACAATCAAATCCACAACTCTCCACCGCATCTAAGGTCATGAGATTGCAACATCGCGTTTTTGGGGAGGCCACAGGGCATGACCCTAGTCCAAGCTCTTCTTTCTCAAATTCTGCAAAATGGATTTTTCTGGAGAAATTATAAGGGGCTTCTTTTTCAAAATTTGCATAACTTTTTGGTTTGTTTTTAAGTGCTTCCCAAATCTGTTTGATATGGGCAAAGGCTTGTTTTCGGTTCTCTTTATCGGCCCAAATTTCATAAACACTCTTTTCATGCCACATTTCAAAATCAATACTCATATCCACCAATTGTTTCAACTCTTGAAAAGAAAACCGATAATGGTAGGCTTTGTGTCTTAAAAAATCTTGCGTTTTATCATCTAATCTTGTGAAGTGACAACGTTGACTATCTCGTTCAAATTTTTCTTTATAATTTTCCATACAAACTCTTTCTTTGGTATTGTGGTGTCTAAATAATCCGATACTACTTTAAGGATATAGATCTGATTGGAATTTAGATATTGTTGTGTGATTTCTAAAAAAGTATCTGATTCCATATCGACAAGCATGCTGCGCACTTTAGTGGCGTCATCAATAGCACTCAGATGCGATGATAAAGAGGCTTTTTTGATAAAACCCAAATCATGATTACTACAAAAAAGTGATCCAATGGGAACCTTGGTGTCACTACAGCCTGCAATACCTAGATTGATTGCTTTTTGAATTTTATAATGCTGAAATATTTCATGCAAATGTTGCGTATTTTTTCTCCCCATCCCCAAGATTGCGATAATAATATCAGAATTGGCATAGATCTTATAAGGTTTTTTTTGGATACAAGGCAACTTAAAATACTCAATCAGCGCTCTCGCTTCGCACTCAAAGGCACTATGGATTAAAACTTTTTTAGACATCTTAGAATTATAGCGATAATTTGATAAAATATTTTAAAAACGAAAGGATGGCGATGAAAGAGGCCGTGTTACGATTGGCAAGAGCAGCGATTGGCGAATCTTTGGAGGTCCCACAACATGTCAGTTTGGAAACTTTGATAGCGGACAATCCCGCGCTCAAAGAAACAGGGGCTACCTTTGTGACGCTCACATATCAGGGTGAATTAAGAGGGTGTATCGGTTCCTTGGTCGCGTATCGACCCTTGTATGAAGATATTATCTACAATGCAAGAAGTGCCGCATTTAAAGATCCTCGATTTGAGCCATTGTGCCAGGAAGAGTTAGAAGATATTGTGATTGAAGTCTCCATCTTATCACAACCCCAACATCTTGAGTATCATGATGCAGATGACTTGAAGAAAAAAATCAAAAAAAATCATGATGGCGTAGTACTACAATATGGTACGCATCATGCGACATTTCTCCCTCAGGTTTGGGAGCAATTGCCAACATTTGAGCTCTTCTTTTCATATTTATGCCAAAAGGCGGGTTTGGGGGCGGATTGTTTAGCCTCCCATCCTGAGATATCAGTCTATTCGGTACAAAAATACAAAGAATCATGATGTTGCATTATATTAACAAATGAGTGTTATAATATACCCCAATATACAAGGAGGAAATCATGAAAAAAGTTACAATCATGATGCTTTTTTTCAGTGGAGTAGTCTTTGCCGCAATGGGCCCTAATATGCAATCATTTAGTGATTTTGATACCAATCATGATGGTAGTATCACGAAAAATGAATTTGAGACGACGCAACAACAGCATATGAAACAAAGAGCCGAAGCGGGATACCCGATGCGTAATGTTGGAAATGCACCAACTTTTAGCGATATGGATCAAAATAAAGATGGTGTCGTAAATCAAGTGGAGTTTAAGAACTTTCAACAAAAACGAATGATGAACAGACCCGGTCCGATGCGAGGTAAAGCGCAATAATGCATTCTTTGTCTTGGCATATCAATCTGATATGTCAAGACCTCTTGTTGTCATTTTGTTTTTTTTCCATCTGAACGGAGCGAATCCAAAGATAATTGATAAAAAAGTAAGTTAAAATTGATAAGACAATAGCATAAAACATTGCTCCCACATAAAGGGGCACAAAAATCTCTTTTAGATTATCGCTAAACCACTGTATACTTAGCTCTACCGTACCGACTTTTGTCCCCAAGAAAAAACTTCCGGTTAAATACTCTATATAGTAGATAAAGGGCATCGTAAAGGGGTTACTAATCCAAACGGTACCGATTGCAATGGGGGCATTAAAGCGAAAAAACGGAACCATCGCGATGACCGCTACCATTTGAAATGGCATGGGAATCATACCAAAAAATACTCCAATCAAAAGCGCATTGGCCACATTTCTCCTATTGGTTGAGAGGTGTGCTCTTGGAATGTTATATTTTTCTATGAGCGCATCAATTTTTGTGTTTGAATTGTTTTTTTTAAAAATCTTTTTTACCATAATTCAGCCTATAATTATAAAATACAAAGTACAATTATAGCAGGTATAAGTTACTTTTGATAACACTATATGCAAAAAACTTTAATCTTAACTTAATGAAATATTTGATAAAATCCCACTCTTTAATAAATCTCTCAATAAAGGACATACTAATGTATGCAGTAATCAAAAATGGAGGGAAGCAATATAAAGTTCAAGAAGGAGATTATATCAATCTCGATAAGCTTGACGCTTCGCCAAAAGAGACAATCGAAGTTACCGAAGTTCTTGCAGTCAATGCAGGAGAACTTAAGGTCGGAACACCATTCGTAGATGGTGCTAAAGTAGAGCTAGAAGTCGTAACAAGCGGCAAAGATAAAAAAGTTATTACTTTCAAAAAAAGAAGAAGAAAAGATTCTAAAGTCAAAAGAGGCTTTAGACGAGAATATACTAAAGTGAAAGTTTTAAGCATCACAGCTTAATCCGAAAAAACAATACTTCGCAAAGCAACAGCTTTCGAGGGTGAATTTTCAAGTGACAGGTTCCTTGAAAAGAAGAAAGTCAATAAAAGGAAAAACTAATGGCACATAAGAAAGGTCAGGGAAGTACTCAGAATAATAGAGACTCAGCAGGAAGAAGACTAGGTGTGAAGAAATTTGGTGGTGAATTTGTTAGAGCTGGAAATATCATCATTCGACAAAGAGGGACAAAAACACATCCTGGTAGTAATGTTGGATTGGGAAATGATCACACAATCTTTGCATTGATAGACGGTTATGTAAAATTTGAAAGAAAAGATAAAATCAGAAATAAAGTCTCTGTTCTACCCGCATAATTTATAGGTGGACATCGTCCACCTCCTCTTTTTTGTATATTTAAGATGTTCTTAAGTACTATTTGTCCAAATTTATTCTAAAATACAGTTCGTTATAATTAAAAGGCTTTTAAATGTTTATAGATAATGTAGAAATTACACTAAGCTCAGGCAATGGTGGTGCAGGAAGTGTCTCTTTTCGAAGAGAAAAGCATGTCATACAAGGCGGCCCTGATGGTGGCGATGGTGGCAAAGGTGGTGATGTTTATTTTAAAGTAGATAATAATACACACACGCTGTCGCATTTTAGAAAAAAACAGCATTTAAAGGCGCAAAACGGTCAACCCGGAATGGGACGAAAAATGTATGGGAAATCGGGTGAATCTTTGGAAGTGATTGTCCCTCCTGGTACACAAATCATCGATCAAGAAAGTGGTGAGGTGTTGTATGATTTGGTTCATGATGATGAACGTGTTCTCTTCTTAGAAGGGGGCAAAGGAGGATTGGGAAATGTTCACTTCAAAAGTTCAACCAATCAAAAACCAAACTATGCCCAACCAGGCATTCCTGGTATCACCAAAGAGGTCAAATTAGAGTTGAAATTGATTGCCGATGTGGGATTGGTTGGTTTTCCTAATGTCGGAAAATCTACACTGATCTCAACCGTATCAAATGCCAGCCCTGAAGTGGCAAATTATGAATTTACAACGCTAACACCAAAACTTGGTGTCGTCGATGTCGGAGATTATCGCTCATTTGTGATGGCTGATATCCCCGGTATCATAGGTGGAGCTAGTGATGGTAAAGGTTTGGGATTGGAATTCCTCAAACATATTGAGCGTACAAAATTTTTACTTTTTATGTGTGATGTCTCTAGCTACCGTAGCTTAGAAGAGCAATATCTGACGTTGAAAAAAGAGGTGGAGAATTTTTCTTCATCACTGATGAAGCGGGAATATGCTATTGCCCTCACACGGTGTGATACGCTTGATGCTTCAAGTGTCAATGAAAAGTTATCTGAAATGATGGAATTAGTGGGTATTGATAAAAAAATCAACCAAGACGATACGGTATGCCAAAGCTTTGTCCAAGATCTTTATGATCGCGATAGTGCTTTACCTTATTTTATTATCCCGATATCGTCGGTGGCAAAAATCAATATACAACCTTTGAAATATGCACTAGCAGATATTGTTTATGAGGTCAAAAATGAAGAATAGAGTGGTCGTCAAAGTGGGAACCCATGTTTTAAGCGAGCACAACCGATTGTACAAGCCAAGAATCTTAAATTTGATAGAGTTTATTGTCGATTTGATGAAAGATTATGAAGTGATTCTTGTCTCATCCGGTGCAGTAGCGGCAGGATACTCCTTTTTGAAGATTGACAAGAGCAATCTCAATAATCGACAAGCCATCGCAGCAATCGGACAACCTCAGTTGATTGCAACTTACAACAAGCAATTAGAAAAATTTGGCAAAATAGGCGCACAGCTTTTGCTCACTGCGGGTGATTTTGATTCACGAAAAAGATCGTATTATGCTAAATGTACCATAGAGACACTGATTAAAAATAATATTCTGCCTATCATCAATGAAAACGATGCTACGGCCACAGAAGAGTTGGTTTTTGGTGACAATGACCAACTCTCCGCTAGAGTAGCACACTATTTTGATGCACAGATGCTTATTTTACTCTCAGATATCGATGGCTATTATGATACAGATCCCAATAAAAATCCTAATGCCGTGATGAAAAAAGTCGTCCGGGAGATTGAGGAGAGTGAATTGGCTGTCAATACCGCTGCAACCTATCAATTTGCAACAGGAGGTATTGTCACAAAGCTCAAAGCCGCCGATTATCTTCTGAAACGTCATCGCAAAATGTTCATCGCGAGTGGTTTTGATTTGAGTGATGTTAAGAGCTATATGTTAGATCATGTTCATCAAGGCGGTACATTATTTTCAAATGAGGAAGCGTAATATGCGTATTATTTTTATGGGGACTCCTGATTATGCAACATGTATCTTATCCAAAATACTAACCCTTCCAGATGTGTGTGTCCCTTTGGTGGTCACACAGCAAGATAAACCCGTGGGCCGAAAACAGGTTTTGACTCCTCCCCATATCAAAAAATGGTTACTTGAAAAGAACATTGAAACCAAAATCTTGCAACCACACTCTTTGCGAGAAGCTGGAGTTAAAGAGACGCTTGCCTCTGTTCATCCCGATTTGATTATCGTGGCCGCGTATGGACAAATACTCCCAAAAGAGATTTTAGACCTTGCTCCTTGTATTAATTTACATGCTTCGATTTTACCCTCATATAGAGGTGCGAGTCCTATTCAATCTTCTATATTACATCAAGACCAGTGGAGTGGTGTTACTGCGATGTTGATGGAAGAGGGCTTAGATAGCGGTGATATTTTGGCCTTACGATATGTCGCATTGGGTGAGAAAAATGTTGGTGAGTTATTTGATGCCTTAGCGACAGCAGCAGCTGATTTAACACTGCGCGTGATTGAAAATTTCCCATCAATTCAGCCCCTACCTCAAGTGAATGCAGATGCGAGTTATTGTAAAAAAATCAAAAAAAATGATGGCTTGATAGATTTCTTTGATGAGGCCAAAACGATTTATACAAAATATAAAGCGTTGACTCCATGGCCGGGGATCTTTCTAGAATCTGGACTCAAAATTAAAGCATTGGCCATAGGCGATGATAAACAGATGCATCATGATAAAGCCGGGATGATTGAGAGTATCTCTGAGGAAGCGGTGAGCGTTTTGTGTCACAAAGGATCATTAAAAATCAAAAAAGTTCAAGCACCCTCAAAAAAAGAGATTTTAGCCAGTGAATATATTAGAGGAAAAAGGCAAACAATTGGTGATTTCCTGGTTTAATACGATTGATTCGACTCATAAATATTTGGTTTCTGAAATCAAGAATAAAAATATAACAGAGCCGGTTTTGATTGGTGCTGATTTTCAAAGTGATGGCATTGGAAGTAGAGGAAATGCATGGATTGGGAAGTCTGGAAATATCTTCATCTCATTTTGTGTAAAAGAGAAACAATTACCAAAAGATTTGCCATTAGCCTCAACTTCTATCTATTTTGCTTGGCTTGCTAAAGAGGTTTTGACCCGCTATGGGTCGAAGGTGTGGATAAAGTGGCCCAATGATATTTATGTGCAGGAGAAAAAAATAGGGGGAGTGCTCACGATGAAAACGGGAGACTTTATTATTGGCTCTATGGGGATAAATGTAACCGAAGCACCTCCTGAATTTGGGGTCTTAGATGTGTTAGTGTCACCACGGGAATTTGCTAATGCATTTCTTGAGTTCCTTGATAAAAAAATAACATGGAAGAAAGTTTTTAGCAAATATAAGATAGAATATGAGAATCATAAAGAATATTTTTTTCATTTGGGTGATGAAATAAAGTCTTTAAAAGACGCAAAATTGTGCCAAGATGGTTCTATAGAGATAGAAAATAAAAGGGTGTATGGTTTAAGATGAGTGAAATAATAACGATTGCAAATCAAAAAGGCGGCGTGGGCAAAACGACAACGGCGATCAATCTGGCAGCATCTCTAGCAGTAGCAGAGAAAAAAGTGCTTCTAATAGATATTGATCCACAATCCAATGCCACAACCGGTTTAGGATTTCACAGAAGTGATTATGAGTACAATATCTATCATGTCTTAATTGATAGAAAAAAACTTTCGGATGTGATTTTAAAAACTTCACTCCCAACATTGCATTTAGCACCTTCAAATATCGGTTTGGTTGGTGTGGAAAAAGAGTTTTACGATGCAAAAACAAAGGGTAGAGAGTTAATCCTTAAAAATAAAATTGCAGAAATCAAAAATGACTATGATTATATCATCATAGATTCACCACCGGCTCTTGGTAGTATTACGATTAATGCACTCAGTGCTTCAAATTCTGTCATTATCCCAATACAGTGTGAATTTTTTGCACTAGAGGGGTTGGCGCAACTTTTAAATACGGTCAAATTGATAAAAAGAACAATCAATCCAAATCTTGAAATCAAAGGCTTTTTGCCAACGATGTACAGCAATCAAAATAACCTCTCCAAGCAGGTATTTGCTGACTTGAAACAACACTTTAAAAATAAGTTGTTTTTAGACAAAAAATCATCATCATACGTCGTGATTCCACGGAATATTAAGTTGGCTGAATCTCCAAGTTTCGGTAAGCCGATTATTTTGTATGATGTGACATCTACCGGTTCGCAGGCGTATCAAAATCTAGCCAATTCTATATTGGCGAGTTGATTTTGTTCACAAGAGAAGTGAAGGAAAGAGATAAATGAATGCAAAAAAGGCATTAGGTCGCGGATTGAGTGCGATTATAGATGATGTAGAAGAGGCATATCGTCAAGACATAGAAGATTCTATAGACGATT
This genomic window from Sulfurospirillum sp. 1612 contains:
- a CDS encoding copper resistance protein B translates to MKKILSATLLLSSITISSFAASAQSPLYEKLTIDSLETQNNKDKSISWSGNFWVGTELNKVYLYSEGEKPKHSSSSSENQLVFSHAISPYWDAQLGVEYDIDKGAHQTWGVVGFQGMLPYFIETRATILAGSGTLGLRLEAEYKALITQKLSLTPKISTALYSKDIPSMELGKGLSNITASLKLSYEITREFAPYIGVQWTKNYGNTNIFNPTDETYFVAGVKFWF
- a CDS encoding copper resistance system multicopper oxidase, yielding MSTTKNQISRRVFVKGLAVASVLASTRINLNAKEVQKEFEKGDILSGKVFNLSIGYSAVDITGTPTIATTINGKLHAPTLIWKEGDDITINVTNNLREDSSIHWHGIIIPTDMDGVPGISFEGIKPGETFTYKFTVKQSGTYWYHSHSGFQEQTGVHGSIIIEPKVKDPYDYDVDYVVALSDWSDENPKSIYRKLKVAGNYYNIKQRTIGDFIDEIKKDGFINAFNKRKMWNEMDMGDRDLSDVTGYTYTYLMNGDNPATNWKALFKRGQKVRLRFINSSAMTFFDVRIPGLKMRVVAADGNNIHPVDIEEFRIGVAETYDVIVEPLENKAYAIFAQSLDRTGYAIGSLTYDENIAASIPKMDPLPILSMTDMGMDMSKMNMGGMKMDNMAVKNDKKPMDMNKKTPMANMKMDNMPTENKKKSMNMDMNKKSFMTNMSSSSMDKTIPITPLEHADGPQSTMKAANPQYRLDDPGVGLRNNGREVLRYSNLKSLRSTMHDKQPDREIILHLTGNMERYMWSINGIAYPDAKPLKFHYGERLRITYINDTMMNHPMHLHGMWQDVESGANQFVRKHTVIVQPGSKISVQVTVDAMGSWAYHCHLLYHMAGMFRKVVVA
- a CDS encoding SDR family NAD(P)-dependent oxidoreductase — protein: MKTAIVTGASSGIGKAISHQLKNEGYDVLGLSRRGPEIFCDITDTKALEHHITKILKTHEIHLLVNCAGLGIFRPHEELSLQKIETLIDTNLKAPILLANLCLRSLKKTQGHIINVASIEATKHSKFSALYSATKAGLRSFSLCLFEELRNAKVRVTNINPDLTQTPFFDTLAFEPTKQKETVIDPDDLATQIVEIIHAPYVVTDITIQPQKFAIIKKPQPSKKHK
- a CDS encoding TerB family tellurite resistance protein — its product is MFLMELESIEKFAFLKIANYLAKLDGIFAKNEKEIIKEYCLEMGIDNIDFDEESFNLAETLKTFRSKKSQKILLLELMILVHADDEFQFIEKELISKISTFFDMNDDEVKRSSTWGKSIASLRHQALDFIARA
- a CDS encoding SPL family radical SAM protein; the protein is MENYKEKFERDSQRCHFTRLDDKTQDFLRHKAYHYRFSFQELKQLVDMSIDFEMWHEKSVYEIWADKENRKQAFAHIKQIWEALKNKPKSYANFEKEAPYNFSRKIHFAEFEKEELGLGSCPVASPKTRCCNLMTLDAVESCGFDCSYCSIQSFYNENKIGFDKNFAQKLKNLKLDPNKNYHIGTGQSSDSLLWGNKAGIMDALFDFARENPNVILEFKSKSDNIKYLLDHDVPKNILCTWSINTPTIIKNEEHLSASLENRIKSARALADKGVLVGFHFHPIVVYENYLNEYRETIETITSQFSHQEVALVSFGTLTFIKPVIKKLRNRDFKSKILQMPLVDASGKFSYPLETKLEMFQNAYQAFAPWHQKVYFYLCMEDQSLWKPVFGYEYESNDEMEHDMVTSYNNKVAKLAR
- a CDS encoding nucleoside phosphorylase, producing MSKKVLIHSAFECEARALIEYFKLPCIQKKPYKIYANSDIIIAILGMGRKNTQHLHEIFQHYKIQKAINLGIAGCSDTKVPIGSLFCSNHDLGFIKKASLSSHLSAIDDATKVRSMLVDMESDTFLEITQQYLNSNQIYILKVVSDYLDTTIPKKEFVWKIIKKNLNEIVNVVTSQD
- the amrA gene encoding AmmeMemoRadiSam system protein A encodes the protein MKEAVLRLARAAIGESLEVPQHVSLETLIADNPALKETGATFVTLTYQGELRGCIGSLVAYRPLYEDIIYNARSAAFKDPRFEPLCQEELEDIVIEVSILSQPQHLEYHDADDLKKKIKKNHDGVVLQYGTHHATFLPQVWEQLPTFELFFSYLCQKAGLGADCLASHPEISVYSVQKYKES
- a CDS encoding EF-hand domain-containing protein, which codes for MKKVTIMMLFFSGVVFAAMGPNMQSFSDFDTNHDGSITKNEFETTQQQHMKQRAEAGYPMRNVGNAPTFSDMDQNKDGVVNQVEFKNFQQKRMMNRPGPMRGKAQ
- a CDS encoding DUF2062 domain-containing protein, which codes for MVKKIFKKNNSNTKIDALIEKYNIPRAHLSTNRRNVANALLIGVFFGMIPMPFQMVAVIAMVPFFRFNAPIAIGTVWISNPFTMPFIYYIEYLTGSFFLGTKVGTVELSIQWFSDNLKEIFVPLYVGAMFYAIVLSILTYFFINYLWIRSVQMEKKQNDNKRS
- the rplU gene encoding 50S ribosomal protein L21, giving the protein MYAVIKNGGKQYKVQEGDYINLDKLDASPKETIEVTEVLAVNAGELKVGTPFVDGAKVELEVVTSGKDKKVITFKKRRRKDSKVKRGFRREYTKVKVLSITA
- the rpmA gene encoding 50S ribosomal protein L27, whose product is MAHKKGQGSTQNNRDSAGRRLGVKKFGGEFVRAGNIIIRQRGTKTHPGSNVGLGNDHTIFALIDGYVKFERKDKIRNKVSVLPA